From Burkholderia savannae, a single genomic window includes:
- a CDS encoding helix-turn-helix domain-containing protein, protein MLTASANEAAPSSVPQRPVLQLHPVAAEDTPKQPATRCSTCATRNVCMPASLTPSELARLDAMVCTTRHVKRGEALFRTHDTFQSIYAVRTGSFKTVVMHRDGREQVTGFQIVGETLGLDGVCGGRHNSDAIALEDSTVCIIPFAQLEAVCREVKPMQHHVHQLMSGEIVRESSLMMLLGTMTAEQRVAAFLLNISERFQKRGYSASEFNLRMTREEIGCYLGMKLETVSRMLSKFQRDKLIAPRGKQIRITDPQGLARV, encoded by the coding sequence ATGCTGACCGCCTCAGCCAATGAAGCCGCGCCCTCGTCCGTGCCGCAACGGCCCGTGTTGCAGTTGCATCCCGTTGCGGCCGAGGACACGCCGAAGCAGCCGGCGACGCGCTGCTCGACCTGCGCGACACGCAACGTGTGCATGCCGGCCAGCCTCACGCCGAGCGAGCTCGCCCGGCTCGACGCAATGGTGTGCACGACGCGCCACGTCAAACGCGGCGAAGCATTGTTTCGCACGCACGATACGTTTCAGAGCATCTATGCGGTGCGCACCGGCTCGTTCAAGACGGTCGTCATGCATCGCGACGGCCGCGAGCAGGTGACGGGCTTTCAGATCGTCGGCGAAACGCTCGGTCTCGACGGCGTATGCGGCGGCCGCCACAACAGCGATGCGATCGCGCTCGAGGACAGCACCGTCTGCATCATCCCGTTCGCGCAGCTCGAAGCGGTGTGTCGCGAAGTCAAGCCGATGCAGCACCACGTACATCAGTTGATGAGCGGCGAGATCGTCCGCGAATCGAGCCTGATGATGCTGCTGGGCACGATGACGGCCGAGCAGCGCGTCGCCGCGTTCCTGCTCAACATCTCCGAGCGTTTCCAGAAACGCGGCTATTCGGCGTCGGAGTTCAATCTTCGGATGACGCGCGAGGAAATCGGCTGCTATCTCGGGATGAAGCTCGAAACCGTCAGCCGGATGTTGTCGAAGTTCCAGCGCGACAAGCTGATCGCGCCGCGCGGCAAGCAGATTCGCATCACCGATCCGCAGGGGCTCGCGCGCGTGTGA
- a CDS encoding DUF3564 domain-containing protein: protein MGHEPVARRRRAFCKEPAVRITVHLDTFASADPAAYAILWIDTAERRWSREGHAGVELPAWGNVVCRDGATRVTGADDSHSLCVLEGLDLGAKHGPFEGETGAAHWYRHAHHSPVVGEWHVQCVDETAAPAEHELFTGREAS, encoded by the coding sequence ATGGGTCATGAGCCAGTAGCGCGGCGTCGCCGCGCATTTTGCAAGGAGCCAGCCGTGCGCATCACCGTTCATCTCGATACGTTCGCGTCCGCCGATCCGGCCGCCTACGCGATCCTGTGGATCGACACGGCGGAGCGCAGGTGGTCGCGCGAAGGCCATGCGGGCGTCGAGCTGCCCGCATGGGGCAACGTCGTCTGCCGCGACGGCGCGACCCGCGTGACAGGCGCCGACGATTCGCATTCGCTGTGCGTGCTCGAAGGTCTCGACCTCGGCGCGAAGCACGGTCCGTTCGAAGGCGAGACGGGCGCGGCGCACTGGTATCGTCACGCGCACCACTCGCCCGTCGTCGGAGAGTGGCACGTGCAGTGCGTCGACGAAACCGCCGCGCCCGCCGAGCACGAGCTGTTCACGGGGCGCGAGGCATCCTGA
- a CDS encoding zinc-dependent alcohol dehydrogenase family protein → MRAMVFDGGAPRLREAELPDPRPASGELLIDVHACGVCRTDLHVVDGDLRDPKRPVIPGHEIVGTVAALGVGAAGFAIGDRVGVPWLGRACGHCMYCKSGRENLCDAPGFTGYTIDGGYAERTVADARFCVHLPSRYDDVHAAPLLCAGLIGYRTLKMAGPARRIGLYGFGAAAHLVAQVARFQGRTVYAFTRPGDVPAQQLARRLGAAWAGGSDEPAPEPLDAALIFASVGALVPAALAAVAKGGVVVCGGIHMSDIPSFSYDLLWGERRIVSVANLTRDDAAEFMRIANDVQLDVEATPYPLAQANQALDDLRSGRLTGAAVLTMR, encoded by the coding sequence ATGCGCGCGATGGTGTTCGACGGCGGCGCGCCGCGGCTGCGCGAGGCGGAGCTGCCCGATCCGAGGCCGGCGTCGGGCGAGTTGCTGATCGACGTGCACGCGTGCGGCGTATGCCGGACCGATCTGCACGTCGTCGACGGCGACCTGCGCGATCCGAAGCGGCCGGTGATTCCGGGCCACGAGATCGTCGGCACGGTGGCCGCGCTCGGCGTGGGCGCGGCGGGCTTCGCGATCGGCGATCGCGTCGGCGTGCCGTGGCTCGGCCGCGCATGCGGCCACTGCATGTACTGCAAGAGCGGCCGCGAGAACCTGTGCGACGCCCCCGGCTTCACCGGCTACACGATCGACGGCGGCTACGCGGAGCGCACGGTCGCCGACGCGCGCTTCTGCGTGCACTTGCCGAGCCGCTACGACGACGTCCACGCGGCGCCGCTGCTGTGCGCGGGCCTCATCGGCTACCGGACGCTGAAGATGGCGGGCCCCGCGCGCCGCATCGGCCTGTACGGTTTCGGCGCGGCCGCGCATCTCGTCGCGCAGGTCGCGCGTTTCCAGGGGCGCACGGTCTACGCGTTCACGCGCCCCGGCGATGTCCCGGCGCAGCAGCTCGCGCGCCGGCTCGGCGCGGCATGGGCGGGCGGCAGCGACGAGCCCGCGCCCGAGCCGCTCGACGCCGCGCTGATCTTCGCGTCGGTCGGCGCGCTCGTGCCGGCCGCGCTCGCGGCGGTCGCGAAGGGCGGCGTCGTCGTGTGCGGCGGAATTCACATGTCGGACATTCCGTCGTTTTCGTACGACCTGCTGTGGGGAGAGCGGCGGATCGTGTCGGTCGCGAACCTGACGCGCGACGATGCGGCGGAATTCATGCGGATCGCGAACGACGTGCAGCTCGACGTGGAGGCGACGCCGTATCCGCTCGCGCAAGCGAACCAGGCGCTCGACGATCTGCGCTCGGGGCGCCTGACGGGCGCGGCGGTGCTGACGATGCGCTGA
- a CDS encoding LOG family protein, protein MKKPTTPRTKRRAPSVANAAARRAPLRRVRAAPKSRLPLPAAVERLVSSPTYRQADEDLDFLQRPEMCGVRLQLDYWKTEEMLQRVGISDTVVVYGSTRIVAPAVARARLADAQRQLAARPNDPERRHAVSVAVRLLERSHYYGVARDLGRLVGKTSRSPHPRRLTIVTGGGPGIMEAANRGAHEAGAPSIGLNIALPHEQFPNPYVTPELCFRFHYFAIRKLHLLERAKAAVFFPGGYGTCDELFEVLTLLQTRKIAPLPVVLVGRAFWRSAVDFGFLVDEGMIDPRDAELFRFCETADEIWTAIGGPHRPA, encoded by the coding sequence ATGAAAAAACCGACCACACCCCGCACCAAGCGACGCGCCCCTTCCGTCGCGAACGCCGCCGCGCGCCGAGCGCCGCTGCGCCGTGTGCGCGCGGCGCCGAAGAGCCGGCTGCCGCTGCCCGCCGCCGTCGAGCGGCTCGTGTCGAGCCCGACGTACCGGCAAGCCGACGAGGATCTCGACTTCCTGCAGCGCCCCGAGATGTGCGGCGTGCGGCTGCAGCTCGATTACTGGAAGACGGAGGAAATGCTGCAGCGCGTCGGCATCAGCGATACCGTCGTCGTCTACGGCAGCACGCGGATCGTCGCGCCCGCCGTCGCGCGCGCGCGGCTTGCCGACGCGCAGCGCCAGCTCGCCGCGCGCCCGAACGATCCCGAGCGACGCCATGCGGTCAGCGTCGCGGTGCGGCTGCTCGAGCGCAGCCACTACTACGGCGTCGCGCGCGACCTCGGCCGGCTCGTCGGCAAGACCAGCCGCTCGCCCCATCCGCGCCGCCTCACGATCGTCACGGGCGGCGGCCCCGGCATCATGGAAGCGGCCAACCGCGGCGCGCACGAAGCGGGCGCGCCCAGCATCGGGCTCAACATCGCGCTGCCGCACGAGCAATTCCCGAACCCGTATGTGACGCCCGAGCTGTGCTTTCGCTTCCACTATTTCGCGATCCGCAAGCTGCACCTGCTCGAGCGCGCGAAGGCCGCCGTGTTCTTTCCGGGCGGCTACGGCACCTGCGACGAACTGTTCGAAGTGTTGACGCTGCTGCAAACCCGCAAGATCGCGCCGTTGCCCGTCGTGCTGGTCGGCCGCGCGTTCTGGCGCTCGGCGGTCGACTTCGGCTTTCTGGTCGACGAGGGCATGATCGATCCGCGCGACGCGGAGCTGTTCCGGTTCTGCGAAACCGCCGACGAGATCTGGACGGCGATCGGCGGCCCGCATCGTCCCGCGTGA
- a CDS encoding c-type cytochrome → MLNSLPNLALACMLGAVCIGAAGDVRAQVREPTELVDQQHCMFCHAPNMPFLAPSFHQIAERYRDVPNAAEMLEQKLRLGGRAHWGDAPMPTAPERGGPLSKEDAHTLIQWVMSQ, encoded by the coding sequence ATGTTGAACAGTCTGCCGAATCTTGCGCTGGCGTGCATGCTGGGCGCGGTCTGCATCGGCGCGGCCGGCGATGTGCGGGCGCAAGTGCGCGAGCCGACCGAGCTCGTCGACCAGCAGCATTGCATGTTCTGCCACGCGCCGAACATGCCGTTCCTCGCGCCGTCGTTTCATCAGATCGCGGAGCGCTATCGCGACGTGCCGAATGCCGCCGAGATGCTCGAGCAGAAGCTGCGTCTCGGCGGGCGCGCGCACTGGGGCGACGCGCCGATGCCGACCGCGCCCGAGCGCGGCGGCCCGCTGTCGAAGGAAGACGCGCATACGTTGATCCAATGGGTCATGAGCCAGTAG
- a CDS encoding DUF3562 domain-containing protein yields the protein MHHDMLFDSLLAAARRRSITEGELMHMLDDEIARLADGARVHDYLRVIAIRRVRERLASHARAADAAHARRSGAR from the coding sequence ATGCACCACGACATGCTTTTCGATTCGCTGCTCGCCGCCGCGCGGCGGCGCTCGATCACGGAGGGAGAGTTGATGCACATGCTCGATGACGAAATCGCGCGCCTTGCGGACGGCGCGCGCGTTCACGACTACCTGCGCGTGATCGCGATCAGGCGCGTGCGCGAACGCCTCGCCTCGCACGCGCGGGCGGCGGACGCCGCGCATGCGCGGCGCTCGGGAGCGCGTTGA